From Coffea arabica cultivar ET-39 chromosome 10e, Coffea Arabica ET-39 HiFi, whole genome shotgun sequence, one genomic window encodes:
- the LOC113711307 gene encoding uncharacterized protein: MRAPPFTDDINEERLPPNFKLPAIPSYDGRGDPEDHIHAFISAFRLYCIPDPVICRAFPVFLRGTARKWFWGLEPRSISTLGELVERFLHRFISSRPTTRTSAYLLNMQQNPGESLRSYVQRFHEESVQIPDPNEQVTIAAFTHGLVSGVFNTGIHKKYPRTLHELWLKVEKGIQAEDLNRMKKEVQAARPRADPRRGKELGRSETGTGSGFQSPGRDRRTPPKMFGSKDKRNSNLYCLYHRDIGHETENCNDLKKEIENLIRQGHLKQFIRRGGGQKRNEPRRDNRGDQRRDERRPSRSSCRPPEDPRETKRPPRDGSSGHGLGYRPNIAGVINIIIGGQTGGDSQNSRKRTYRQANPDQAESSFRLSEVITYGPSDPVPAASSSHEALVIEILTNNYVVKKVYIDPGSSVDVKYLRTFESLKLARERMTPVRTPLVGFGGHVVHPEGMVALTVTVGRHPRCRTIPVNFVVVKADSPYNLLLGRPTLNALRAVYSTYHLIFKFPTPAGVAEVSRDVCAARECYLATLQAASPSTSRARPEKRSNILSIDSIDPQRAEKIPRLETGDEVEEFPLDPTKPDQTVRVGTRLPGPTKRDMVDLLRKYRDVFAWAAEEVQGVPQHLMIHELNVDPQVRPVKQKRRHLGLERSRAVGEEVDKLLPAKIIREVQYPTWLSNPVMVKKDTGVWRM, translated from the exons ATGAGAGCCCCGCCTTTTACTGACGACATTAACGAGGAAAGGCTTCCTCCAAACTTCAAGCTCCCTGCGATACCGTCTTATGACGGCCGAGGTGATCCCGAGGATCACATTCATGCCTTCATCTCGGCCTTCCGCTTATACTGCATCCCTGACCCTGTCATATGCCGAGCTTTTCCAGTGTTTCTCCGGGGGACAGCTCGAAAATGGTTCTGGGGATTAGAGCCTAGGAGCATCTCGACTCTGGGGGAATTAGTGGAGAGATTCCTCCATCGGTTCATCTCCTCCCGACCTACGACCAGGACCTCGGCTTACTTGCTGAACATGCAGCAGAACCCGGGGGAGTCACTTCGGTCGTACGTCCAGAGGTTCCATGAGGAAAGCGTACAAATACCTGACCCCAATGAGCAAGTCACCATTGCTGCATTCACCCATGGGCTTGTGTCCGGAGTGTTCAACACGGGGATCCACAAGAAGTATCCCCGCACACTCCACGAACTATGGTTGAAGGTCGAGAAGGGCATACAGGCCGAGGACCTCAACCGCATGAAGAAAGAAGTCCAAGCTGCTCGCCCGAGGGCTGACCCCCGAAGAGGGAAGGAGCTCGGCCGAAGTGAAACGGGGACAGGAAGCGGCTTCCAAAGTCCCGGCCGGGATCGGCGCA CTCCTCCCAAGATGTTCGGCAGCAAAGACAAGAGGAACTCAAACCTCTACTGTCTGTATCACCGGGACATCGGGCATGAAACTGAGAACTGCAACGATCTCAAAAAAGAGATCGAGAACCTCATCAGACAGGGGCACCTGAAGCAGTTCATCCGCCGAGGTGGAGGTCAGAAACGTAATGAACCCCGACGAGATAACCGGGGTGATCAACGCCGAGACGAGAGGCGGCCCTCCAGAAGCAGTTGCAGGCCTCCAGAGGATCCTAGGGAGACAAAAAGGCCTCCCCGAGACGGATCCTCAGGACATGGATTAGGGTACAGACCCAACATAGCCGGGGTCATCAATATAATTATCGGAGGTCAGACGGGAGGAGACAGCCAGAACTCCCGGAAGAGGACCTACAGGCAGGCTAACCCGGATCAGGCTGAGTCGAGTTTTCGTCTATCCGAGGTGATCACCTACGGGCCCAGTGACCCCGTCCCAGCTGCTTCGAGCAGTCATGAAGCTTTGGTGATTGAAATCCTCACCAACAACTACGTTGTGAAAAAGGTCTACATTGACCCGGGAAGCTCAGTTGACGTCAAGTACCTCCGTACCTTTGAGAGCCTTAAACTGGCCAGGGAGCGCATGACCCCGGTGAGAACCCCTCTTGTAGGGTTCGGGGGACACGTTGTGCACCCCGAAGGGATGGTGGCTTTGACAGTGACTGTGGGACGTCACCCCCGCTGCCGAACCATCCCCGTCAACTTCGTAGTAGTTAAAGCTGACTCGCCATACAACCTACTCCTAGGTCGACCTACACTTAATGCCTTGCGGGCAGTATACTCTACCTATCATTTAATCTTTAAGTTTCCTACTCCTGCGGGGGTGGCCGAGGTCAGCAGGGACGTCTGCGCTGCCCGAGAGTGTTACCTCGCCACTCTACAAGCAGCCTCCCCATCAACCTCTAGAGCGAGGCCCGAGAAGAGGTCAAATATCCTCTCAATAGATAGCATCGATCCTCAGCGAGCTGAGAAGATCCCGAGGCTGGAGACTGGGGATGAGGTGGAAGAGTTCCCCTTGGACCCCACAAAGCCTGATCAGACGGTTCGTGTGGGCACCCGATTGCCAGGTCCGACTAAAAGAGATATGGTGGACCTCCTCAGAAAATACCGGGACGTCTTCGCTTGGGCCGCAGAGGAGGTTCAAGGAGTCCCGCAGCACCTCATGATACATGAGTTGAACGTCGATCCCCAAGTCCGCCCggttaaacagaaaagaaggCACCTCGGCCTTGAGCGCAGCCGAGCTGTTGGTGAAGAAGTGGACAAGCTCCTCCCTGCGAAGATCATTCGTGAGGTTCAATATCCGACGTGGTTATCCAACCCGGTCATGGTAAAGAAGGACACCGGGGTTTGGAGAATGTGA
- the LOC113711046 gene encoding GCN5-related N-acetyltransferase 10, chloroplastic, with product MAYLQPNYLNIWSRRCHTENQHYFSLLKINRRWKNSVEKARITKLKRPSGEERRVVWKVHCRSTSNSSSVNEVELAAGQLEVEGNTYYLYNRRDGFGSLLSEHGWHIRRMVETDEEMRKVAGVQAEAFHEPVVLFNDFFFEFFQAEVLSGLLYRLRNSPPDRYACLVAEPSRDTSGSNMDDLVGVVDVTVSRDDEVLQYISGADEYLYVSGIAVLNNFRRKKVATALLKACDRLCNLWGFEYLVLRAYEDDWGARELYSNAGYRVVSGDPAWLTTWIGRRRRVLMIKECDNT from the exons ATGGCCTATTTGCAACCAAACTATCTCAACATTTGGTCTCGGAGATGTCACACCGAAAATCAACATTACTTTAGTCTGCTGAAGATCAataggagatggaaaaattcaGTTGAGAAGGCAAGAATCACAAAGTTGAAAAGGCCTTctggagaagaaagaagggtcGTTTGGAAGGTACATTGTCGCTCTACTTCGAATTCATCATCAGTCAATGAAGTGGAGCTGGCTGCAGGGCAGCTGGAAGTTGAAGGAAACACATACTATTTATATAATAGAAGAGATGGATTTGGTTCTTTATTGAGTGAGCATGGATGGCATATAAGGAGGATGGTGGAGACAGATGAAGAGATGAGGAAAGTTGCCGGAGTTCAGGCTGAAGCTTTCCATGAGCCAGTGGTTTTGTTCAATGACTTTTTCTTTGAATTCTTCCAG GCCGAAGTGCTTTCAGGACTCTTGTACAGACTCAGAAACTCACCACCAGACAG GTATGCCTGTCTAGTTGCCGAGCCTTCAAGGGATACCTCTGGCTCTAACATGGATGATCTCGTTGGCGTTGTTGATGTCACCGTTTCGAGGGATGATGAAGTCCTTCAGTACATCTCAGGAGCAGATGAATATCTTTATGTTTCTGGCATAGCCGTCTTAAACAATTTCAG GAGGAAAAAAGTTGCAACTGCTTTGCTGAAAGCCTGTGACAGGCTTTGCAACCTTTGGGGCTTTGAATATCTTGTCCTGCGGGCTTATGAAGATGACTGGGGCGCTAGAGAACTGTACTCAAATGCAGGTTATAGAGTTGTCTCAGGAGATCCTGCTTGGTTGACTACCTGGATTGGTCGAAGGCGGCGGGTTCTTATGATTAAAGAGTGTGATAATACTTAA
- the LOC113712906 gene encoding putative late blight resistance protein homolog R1A-3, with protein sequence MASSSINSVLHNIKPLLDNIDDLANIDPELVKKEKYNEGLKIVKLESKLVRTFLLCARRWSLDGWKDARLEAFLSSLQDAVLYHAQAFCVLTEDGISFSDHLDQAILDFRAKFSSFDIEISTMYCSLRAFVVPSNLSALIDEVLVEFVDSLLENLVDVVSPIEAYDRGLHKIKFEALQEKLKFLKDFVLFATWQGVESSLLKDPTAGLQAVAVQAADLSYSCWFDRLFDKKECNEMHSMISELLQDIKHLHSQFHESCIQGLRSSKLSGSLQTLNLEKDMCIVGDFADSLTGILWEVLNRNTSFVVAKQDQMQMLYDGLRFLRTILKRQQEKFSGLHQKMMDLVGAAVNEAGILILSLSANETGGGLPKDVDLGFSDLLQKIKLIRLVTSTLKSPGTNGLGLIKFLLKNLMELAELDFLAHSKDKIWTVQKDFVFLGSVFEKIAEQHNKHEKLKAFWSHVIEVANKVMFVINSFDLSPLSFDSILEELLLIKTEALEIDETYGSEAQKVVKTSNYVSSQGIIPVLNNGAVGFKDETERIINQVRHGSEKLDIVSIVGMPGLGKTTLAQRVYRDPSIIRDFHIRAWCNVSQVYCMKDLLLELLRGINPDVSKKYCDMDEQDLAHKLLNSLQRYRYFIVLDDIWDIDACNILKRSFPDDKKGSRVLITSRQYEVASQVEPDREPHRLRQFTDDESWDLLQKMLFPTEPYPPELCTIGKQIAENCGGLPLTVVIVAGILATIEQDGWKQFAERMSARNVSLTEQSMNMLELSYRHVPDYLKPCLLYAGAFPQGQEIPIQRLLRLWIAEGFVKEVEQKKVEEVAEDYMMDLIGRSLIIVSKQRSFGGVKTCRVHDLVREFCATKAKEENFFQLLHGYEGLFTFSESFNTRRLCIYSKQEHFEKSRLFCPQIRCLMFFSHGDGYPRKYSDSLFIFQICKLLRVLDLGQVFLGENFPTEIEVLVELRYLAIRGMMQSIPSSIANLSNLETFILDVYLGDVMLPETIWNMTNLRHLCISGSSGDISLAKDVHENFSILYNLSTFSNLLLFIDPSMEKILRKFPNIRRLKCELSEPEDPVPDCSRIVKMNFLSQLESLSLSLYFTEQRAIQFHFPVNLKKLTLSDFSWSMISVIEELSNLEVLKLLDDRADQGDIWDASEEEEIPEEEVGEDFHGEGADEEIRWDITEEVEFPKLRILKLSRLNIVRWTGSGDHFPRLQKLILEQCWKLKEIPSCLGSNSPLEMIEIRWCPPSVVSLAEEVKEGQEEMGYEDLQILISAKAE encoded by the coding sequence ATGGCTTCTAGTTCCATTAATTCAGTCTTACATAACATCAAGCCTTTGTTAGATAATATAGATGACTTGGCAAATATAGATCCAGAGTTGGTGAAGAAAGAGAAGTATAATGAGGGGCTGAAAATTGTGAAGCTTGAATCAAAACTTGTGagaacttttcttctttgtgcAAGAAGATGGAGCCTCGATGGATGGAAGGATGCAAGGCTTGAAGCTTTCTTGTCTAGCCTTCAAGATGCTGTTCTCTATCATGCTCAGGCCTTTTGCGTTCTAACGGAGGATGGAATCTCCTTCAGCGATCATTTGGACCAAGCGATCCTTGATTTTAGAGCAAAATTCAGCTCTTTTGACATTGAAATCAGCACGATGTACTGCAGTTTGCGGGCTTTTGTAGTGCCATCCAATCTCTCTGCTTTGATAGATGAAGTACTAGTGGAATTCGTTGACTCGCTGTTAGAGAATCTGGTGGATGTTGTCAGCCCGATTGAAGCTTATGATCGAGGTTTGCATAAGATAAAGTTCGAAGCCCTCCAAGAGAAgttaaaatttttgaaggatTTTGTTCTCTTTGCAACATGGCAAGGTGTTGAGTCTAGTCTGTTGAAAGATCCCACCGCTGGCTTGCAAGCTGTGGCAGTCCAGGCAGCGGACCTCTCTTACAGTTGTTGGTTTGACAGACTATTTGATAAAAAAGAGTGTAATGAAATGCACTCTATGATTTCTGAACTGCTACAGGACATCAAGCATCTTCATTCCCAGTTTCACGAGAGTTGTATCCAGGGCTTAAGAAGTTCAAAATTATCAGGTTCATTGCAGACCTTAAATCTTGAGAAAGATATGTGTATAGTTGGGGATTTTGCTGATTCCCTCACAGGTATACTTTGGGAGGTTTTAAACCGCAACACCAGCTTTGTGGTTGCAAAGCAAGATCAGATGCAAATGCTCTATGATGGACTCAGATTCTTGAGAACCATTCTCAAAAGGCAGCAGGAGAAGTTCAGTGGGTTACACCAAAAAATGATGGATCTTGTAGGAGCTGCAGTCAATGAGGCTGGAATTTTGATTCTTTCACTTTCTGCAAATGAAACAGGAGGAGGCCTGCCCAAGGACGTGGATCTTGGATTTTCTGATTTGCTCCAGAAGATTAAGCTTATTAGATTGGTAACGTCAACTCTCAAATCTCCGGGGACCAACGGGCTTGGCTTAATAAAGTTTCTTCTAAAGAATCTGATGGAACTCGCGGAGCTTGATTTCCTTGCTCATTCAAAGGATAAAATCTGGACAGTCCAGAAAGATTTTGTATTCTTAGGATCTGTTTTTGAGAAGATTGCTGAGCAGCATAACAAGCATGAAAAGCTCAAAGCTTTCTGGAGTCATGTTATTGAGGTAGCAAACAAGGTAATGTTTGTCATTAACTCCTTTGATCTTTCTCCTCTGTCCTTTGATAGCATATTAGAAGAATTATTGCTTATCAAGACTGAGGCCCTTGAGATTGATGAGACCTATGGCTCTGAAGCCCAGAAAGTTGTCAAAACTTCTAATTATGTCTCATCACAAGGAATCATCCCAGTACTGAATAATGGTGCAGTAGGTTTCAAAGATGAGACAGAAAGAATAATTAATCAAGTTAGGCATGGATCAGAGAAGTTGGACATCGTATCCATTGTGGGCATGCCAGGACTTGGCAAGACTACTTTAGCCCAACGAGTGTACAGAGATCCTTCAATTATAAGAGACTTTCATATTCGGGCATGGTGCAATGTCTCTCAAGTATATTGCATGAAGGATTTGTTGCTTGAGCTTTTGCGTGGCATTAATCCAGATGTTTCTAAGAAATACTGTGACATGGATGAACAGGACTTGGCTCATAAGCTTCTTAATTCCCTGCAGAGATATAGGTACTTCATTGTCTTGGATGACATATGGGACATTGATGCATGCAATATCTTGAAAAGATCATTTCCAGATGATAAAAAGGGAAGCAGAGTTCTCATAACAAGCCGACAGTATGAGGTGGCTTCACAAGTTGAACCTGACCGCGAACCTCACCGTCTTCGCCAATTCACTGATGATGAGAGCTGGGATTTACTACAGAAGATGCTCTTTCCCACTGAACCTTATCCTCCTGAACTATGCACAATTGGGAAGCAAATAGCAGAAAATTGTGGTGGGCTGCCTCTCACAGTTGTGATTGTGGCTGGAATTCTTGCAACAATAGAACAAGATGGGTGGAAACAATTTGCAGAAAGGATGAGTGCAAGAAATGTTAGTCTCACAGAGCAGTCAATGAATATGTTAGAGTTGAGCTATAGGCATGTACCTGACTACTTAAAGCCATGCCTTCTTTATGCTGGAGCATTTCCACAGGGCCAAGAAATTCCAATTCAAAGGTTGTTGCGGTTATGGATTGCTGAAGGGTTTGTTAAGGAAGTTGAGCAGAAGAAAGTAGAGGAAGTGGCAGAGGACTACATGATGGATCTGATTGGCAGAAGCTTAATTATAGTTTCCAAACAAAGATCCTTTGGTGGCGTTAAAACTTGTCGAGTTCATGATTTGGTACGCGAGTTTTGTGCAACAAAAGCCAAAGAAGAGAATTTTTTTCAGTTGTTACATGGTTATGAGGGGCTTTTTACTTTTAGCGAGTCATTCAATACAAGAAGATTGTGCATATACTCTAAGCAAGAGCATTTTGAGAAGTCAAGGCTATTCTGTCCTCAGATACGTTGTCTAATGTTCTTTTCTCATGGTGATGGGTACCCAAGAAAGTACTCCGATAGCTTGTTCATCTTTCAAATCTGCAAACTTCTTAGAGTGTTAGATTTGGGACAGGTTTTCCtaggtgaaaattttccaactgaAATAGAGGTGCTTGTTGAGTTAAGGTACTTGGCAATCCGTGGTATGATGCAATCCATCCCATCTTCAATAGCCAACCTCTCCAATTTGGAAACCTTTATTCTCGATGTCTATTTGGGTGATGTTATGTTGCCAGAGACAATCTGGAATATGACGAATTTGAGGCATCTATGCATCAGTGGTAGTTCCGGTGACATTAGCCTGGCCAAAGACGTGCATGAAAACTTCTCCATTCTGTATAACTTGAGCACTTTCTCCAATCTGTTGCTTTTCATTGATCCAAGCATGGAAAAGATATTGAGAAAGTTCCCAAACATTCGTAGGCTAAAATGCGAACTTTCTGAACCGGAAGATCCAGTTCCAGATTGCAGTAGGATTGTGAAAATGAATTTTCTAAGTCAGCTAGAATCACTTAGTCTATCTCTATATTTCACTGAACAACGAGCTATTCAGTTTCACTTTCCAGTTAACCTCAAAAAGTTGACTCTCTCGGACTTCTCCTGGAGTATGATTTCCGTGATTGAGGAACTATCCAATCTCGAGGTTCTCAAATTATTGGATGATAGAGCAGATCAGGGGGACATATGGGACGCAAGTGAAGAGGAAGAAATCCCAGAGGAAGAAGTCGGGGAGGATTTCCATGGGGAGGGAGCTGATGAGGAGATAAGATGGGACATCACAGAAGAAGTTGAATTCCCCAAACTCAGAATCTTAAAATTGTCTCGCTTGAATATCGTCAGGTGGACAGGATCAGGTGATCATTTTCCACGTCTTCAAAAATTAATATTGGAGCAGTGTtggaaattgaaagaaattccTTCTTGTTTGGGGTCTAATTCACCTCTAGAAATGATTGAGATTCGCTGGTGTCCGCCTTCTGTTGTAAGCTTAGCAGAGGAGGTTAAGGAAGGACAGGAGGAAATGGGATACGAGGACCTGCAGATTCTCATCTCAGCCAAAGCAGAATAG